The DNA window aaatgtgtATGACATCCGGAGTTATGTCAAAACTATAAATAGTGAAATATGGTATGAGGATGAGGTAATGGACCTCGACGCCaactttgaagaaaaatgatggATCAGCCAGCATCCGGTTTCGAAGCATAGCACAAGACTTCATCAAAAAGCCAAGAGGCCAACCTAAACCCTTCAATAACCAACAAGGAAATTGCTTAGCAGAAATGGCAAAAGATGTTAGAGAAGATAAGTTCTTACCTGCATCTCTAAATATCTAAGCAGCAGCAGCTTGCGAATTCCCTCGCCCTTCGCTGCCTCCAACATATCTGAAGGAAGACTTACCCCTCTTGATTCCACCTCTTTCATCacctcatcaaatttcataattggaccaaattcctcttcttctttgtctCCCTTGTTGTCATCGCCACtaccaccgccaccgccgcccCAACCTCCTTTACCGTTATTATAATTTCCATTACCACTGTTATCATTGTCCACTTTTGATATCTCCGAAATTCTAAAATCCTTTCCCTTAATggtctcatcttcttccttcgaAACAGGAATAGCAGCTGCAGGAGCGTCTGAGTCCAAATGCGACTGAGAAAAATCCATCATTACCGATAActtatttttcctctttataGTGACGCATCTACCAATACTTTTTCTAGCCGATGCTGGATAAGCAACCTCCTTCACCACATTTCTAAAGGTTCTGCAGCCAAAAGCCACCCCCCGACTCCACATCTTCCCCAAAATTACTTCATTCCCGAAATCCACAGAACAGGATGTTCCAAATACCGCCATGTAGAGAATCCAACTACGAATTGTTGACAAATTTACAACTTCACCAGAGAAAACCACAAGNACGAATGTAATCGCGTCTAAACTTGTAATCAACATGCAACAACATAAGAAGTTGTTTTAGGCATCAGGCT is part of the Cucurbita pepo subsp. pepo cultivar mu-cu-16 chromosome LG03, ASM280686v2, whole genome shotgun sequence genome and encodes:
- the LOC111790448 gene encoding protein RETICULATA, chloroplastic-like, which produces MAVFGTSCSVDFGNEVILGKMWSRGVAFGCRTFRNVVKEVAYPASARKSIGRCVTIKRKNKLSVMMDFSQSHLDSDAPAAAIPVSKEEDETIKGKDFRISEISKVDNDNSGNGNYNNGKGGWGGGGGGSGDDNKGDKEEEEFGPIMKFDEVMKEVESRGVSLPSDMLEAAKGEGIRKLLLLRYLEMQGLGWPLGFLMKSCAMLRNRMLADPSFFFKVGVELVIDSCCATLAEVQKRGKDFWTEFELYLADILVGVGVNFALVALLAPYARFGQPSVSKGFLGRTLHACEALPSSVFEAERPGCRFSVQQRILTFFYKGLMYGAIGFGCGIIGQGLANLIMISKRSIKKSEDEVPVPPLLKSAALWGVFLAVSSNTRYQIINGLERVVESSALAKYIPTVALAFTVGIRFGNNVYAGMQFIDWARWSGVQ